One window of the Xenopus tropicalis strain Nigerian chromosome 10, UCB_Xtro_10.0, whole genome shotgun sequence genome contains the following:
- the bhlhe23 gene encoding class E basic helix-loop-helix protein 23 — MSCGEGAVQGMAEMKAMPADAYLSLAHSYGHTLYGALRGAEPTRRFPGPQAMDFPGSSRDKSGDSSEEQSGEEEEEEEERGSEGKVPGKKPKERRSLRLSINARERRRMHDLNDALDGLRSVIPYAHSPSVRKLSKIATLLLAKNYILMQAQALEEMRRLVAYLNQGPPLAPPVYPYPGTAGPSAQDKCPAFPGGNSSLCKH, encoded by the coding sequence ATGAGTTGTGGGGAGGGCGCAGTGCAGGGAATGGCAGAGATGAAGGCGATGCCCGCCGATGCCTACCTGTCCCTGGCACACAGCTATGGGCACACTCTCTATGGCGCTCTCCGCGGCGCGGAACCTACGCGCAGATTCCCGGGGCCCCAAGCCATGGATTTCCCCGGCAGCTCCCGGGACAAGAGCGGAGACAGCAGCGAGGAGCAGAgcggagaggaggaggaggaggaggaggagaggggctCGGAGGGCAAAGTGCCGGGGAAGAAGCCCAAGGAGCGGCGCTCCCTCCGCCTGAGTATTAACGCCCGGGAGCGGCGGCGGATGCACGACCTGAATGACGCCCTGGACGGACTCCGCTCCGTTATCCCCTACGCCCACAGCCCCTCGGTGCGCAAACTCTCCAAGATCGCCACCCTCCTCCTGGCCAAGAACTACATCCTCATGCAAGCCCAGGCCCTGGAGGAGATGCGCAGGCTGGTAGCCTACCTGAACCAGGGcccccccctggcaccccctGTCTACCCCTACCCTGGCACAGCGGGGCCCAGCGCCCAGGACAAGTGCCCAGCCTTCCCGGGGGGCAACTCCAGCCTCTGCAAGCACTGA